A window from Candidatus Nitrospira neomarina encodes these proteins:
- a CDS encoding UDP-glucose dehydrogenase family protein has translation MYVSVIGTGYVGLVTGACFAEFGLNVLCMDTDAKRITALEKGKVPFFEPGLSELVTKNLTAGRLRFTTDLHQAVDEALVIFIAVGTPSREDGSADLSFIDEVAKNVGTRMTGYKVVVTKSTVPVGTAKRIRSIIQANQETPSSFGVVSNPEFLREGSAIEDFMRPNRVVIGADSPESVAIMKDLYRPLYILETPIVITDIPTAEMIKYASNVFLATKISFINEMANLCERVGADVQMVAKGMGLDKRIGSKFLHAGPGYGGSCFGKDTAALINIGNENDYEMTIAKATKRVNDDQRVRMMEKIREAVGELRGKTIAILGLAFKPNTDDIRDSPALFLAEQIMKAGGTVRTYDPEALEISMKVLPTMVPCQDAYHTMEGADAVVLVTEWNQFRNLDFDRVGAAVNSRIFIDLRNVYEPQRMEDQGFYYLSVGRKTVGTHPSQNS, from the coding sequence ATGTATGTCAGCGTGATTGGAACCGGGTACGTTGGATTGGTCACAGGGGCTTGTTTTGCGGAATTCGGCTTGAACGTGCTGTGTATGGACACGGATGCCAAACGGATTACGGCATTGGAAAAAGGCAAGGTGCCATTTTTTGAGCCGGGCCTTTCCGAACTCGTGACCAAAAATCTGACGGCCGGCCGTCTTCGATTTACCACCGATTTACACCAAGCCGTCGATGAAGCCCTTGTCATTTTTATTGCCGTGGGAACGCCTTCCCGTGAGGACGGGTCTGCCGATCTGTCATTTATCGATGAAGTGGCCAAAAATGTGGGAACCCGGATGACGGGATATAAGGTCGTGGTGACCAAGTCCACCGTGCCCGTCGGAACGGCCAAACGTATTCGATCGATTATTCAGGCGAACCAGGAAACCCCCTCCAGTTTTGGCGTGGTCTCGAATCCTGAATTTCTTCGGGAAGGATCGGCGATTGAGGATTTCATGCGGCCCAATCGGGTGGTGATTGGGGCCGACAGTCCTGAATCGGTGGCGATTATGAAAGATTTGTACCGTCCCTTGTATATCCTTGAAACGCCTATTGTGATTACCGATATTCCAACCGCTGAAATGATCAAATACGCTTCGAATGTGTTTTTGGCCACAAAAATCTCATTTATTAATGAAATGGCCAACCTCTGTGAACGGGTGGGAGCCGATGTGCAAATGGTGGCCAAAGGGATGGGATTGGACAAACGAATCGGGTCGAAATTTCTGCATGCGGGTCCAGGGTATGGAGGGTCGTGTTTTGGAAAAGATACTGCCGCACTGATCAATATCGGAAACGAAAATGATTACGAAATGACCATAGCGAAGGCCACCAAACGAGTGAACGACGATCAGCGAGTCCGGATGATGGAGAAAATTCGAGAAGCCGTCGGAGAGTTACGCGGAAAAACCATTGCCATACTCGGATTGGCCTTTAAACCCAACACGGACGATATTCGGGATTCACCGGCCCTGTTCCTTGCAGAGCAGATCATGAAAGCGGGCGGGACCGTGCGGACCTACGATCCGGAGGCCTTGGAAATATCGATGAAGGTGTTGCCGACCATGGTCCCCTGTCAGGATGCCTATCACACGATGGAAGGGGCGGATGCCGTGGTATTAGTCACGGAATGGAACCAATTTAGAAATTTGGATTTTGATCGGGTTGGGGCCGCGGTAAACTCCAGGATTTTCATTGATCTTCGCAATGTCTATGAACCGCAACGGATGGAAGATCAGGGGTTTTATTATCTTTCGGTGGGTCGAAAAACGGTTGGAACCCATCCTTCCCAAAATAGCTAA
- a CDS encoding HEAT repeat domain-containing protein — protein sequence MANEAPAKLISIGPKSGTKKDGFNLVTENVTAINLETNQIEVELLAYDGKTVLMDVSEEAAEDLKKIKIGDGATLRVVEEDGKRIVKSFRIRSKDPNIQRADAALQDLTDTHWLNRKHAIEVLGELRVEAAVKPLVEMLSDEVGDVRQRAYEALIKIGAPCVPDVIPLLVSEDDDLRQSATEILRKIGKPAVEPLALALGEADEKLQKRIMKVLDRMGYKRK from the coding sequence ATGGCTAATGAAGCACCCGCAAAACTCATTTCGATCGGGCCCAAGAGTGGCACGAAAAAAGATGGGTTTAATCTTGTGACCGAAAACGTCACCGCGATCAACCTTGAGACAAATCAAATTGAGGTCGAACTCCTGGCGTACGATGGGAAGACCGTTCTTATGGATGTCAGCGAAGAGGCTGCCGAAGACCTTAAAAAGATCAAAATCGGTGACGGAGCGACTCTTCGCGTCGTGGAAGAAGATGGCAAACGAATCGTCAAAAGTTTTCGTATCCGCTCTAAAGACCCCAATATTCAACGAGCCGATGCTGCGCTGCAGGATCTTACCGATACGCACTGGCTCAATCGCAAGCATGCCATTGAAGTCCTTGGCGAACTTCGGGTGGAGGCAGCCGTGAAACCGTTGGTGGAAATGCTCAGCGATGAAGTCGGTGACGTTCGGCAGCGTGCTTATGAGGCCTTGATCAAAATAGGAGCACCATGTGTCCCTGATGTCATACCACTTTTGGTCTCCGAAGATGATGACCTTCGACAATCGGCAACCGAAATTCTTCGAAAGATTGGAAAACCCGCGGTGGAGCCTTTGGCTCTGGCATTAGGCGAGGCTGATGAAAAACTTCAAAAACGCATTATGAAGGTGTTGGACCGCATGGGCTATAAACGCAAATAG
- a CDS encoding HEAT repeat domain-containing protein, with protein MPKETFETIISELDHEEDWRRMRATSTCMKGGPKAVEAIIHAMATGSSHYKVEAAKMLARLRDPRAGQALAHVLKDEDEQVKQAAVDALEHMAGILDEATASALLEYLRDDTLQEKVTALLGVIPTSIGPLSERLKDPDPAIRLRAAEILAHLLDPRSANAFVDAMSDPDLRDLATDTLRKLGAIRDRVDQTMDDLRAVDESELKEGVRQEAVIQLHRIGRPIVEILIEYLEDDDWVVREAAADTLGKIGDIRAVEPLMIRLRSDKDTGVKEHALKSLGLIGDPRPVELFIESIPIRPLRILAVEALEKVKDIEVLRPHMELFARLKTDRDGLISYNSGVILDKLEAATAQMNMAEETWAAKE; from the coding sequence ATGCCGAAGGAAACATTCGAAACCATCATTTCTGAACTGGATCATGAGGAAGATTGGCGCCGAATGCGGGCCACCTCCACCTGCATGAAAGGTGGGCCCAAGGCCGTTGAGGCCATAATTCACGCCATGGCCACAGGCTCTTCTCATTACAAGGTGGAAGCAGCAAAAATGTTAGCCCGCCTACGGGATCCCCGTGCCGGTCAGGCCCTCGCTCATGTCCTGAAGGATGAGGATGAACAGGTGAAACAGGCAGCCGTAGATGCGTTGGAACATATGGCTGGCATTTTGGATGAAGCCACCGCCTCTGCACTTTTAGAGTATTTACGCGACGATACCCTCCAGGAAAAAGTCACGGCCCTACTCGGTGTGATTCCCACTTCCATCGGCCCTCTGTCGGAACGGCTCAAAGATCCCGATCCGGCTATCCGTCTCCGGGCCGCAGAGATTCTCGCCCACCTCCTTGATCCTCGATCCGCAAATGCGTTTGTTGATGCCATGTCCGACCCCGATCTTCGTGACCTGGCCACCGATACCTTGCGCAAATTGGGTGCGATTCGGGACCGTGTCGATCAAACGATGGACGACCTGCGGGCGGTGGACGAATCCGAGTTGAAAGAAGGCGTCCGGCAGGAAGCGGTTATTCAATTGCATCGTATCGGACGGCCAATCGTTGAAATTCTGATTGAATACCTGGAGGACGATGACTGGGTGGTTCGGGAAGCCGCCGCTGACACCCTTGGCAAAATTGGCGATATTCGCGCAGTGGAACCGCTCATGATCCGGCTCCGGTCGGACAAAGACACGGGGGTGAAAGAACATGCGCTGAAATCCCTTGGGCTCATCGGCGATCCACGGCCGGTAGAATTATTCATTGAATCAATTCCCATTCGCCCTCTTCGCATCCTCGCTGTCGAAGCTCTGGAGAAAGTGAAAGATATCGAAGTCCTGAGACCCCATATGGAATTATTTGCCCGATTAAAAACCGACCGGGACGGCTTGATTTCCTATAATTCCGGGGTCATCCTTGACAAACTCGAGGCTGCCACTGCACAAATGAACATGGCTGAAGAGACCTGGGCCGCAAAGGAATAA
- a CDS encoding HEAT repeat domain-containing protein: MTEGNHVDPLLSALRDDNEALRNHAASRLGEAGSEAIPKLINMFLEDDCVVREAATSALVQIGEPAVDPLIEALNDDEEWSVREQAATALGKLRAIKSVEPLIQALRLDKDGGVRTAAIWALERIGHPDAVPALVDALMDATLREDAARVLKKLGDSRATDALVEGLQASNWIVRRHAAEALGKIGDPRSLDPLIHALADEDWLVRRNAAESLARFKDSRAIDPLVPLLEDENEMVRDTAEGALASLGWTPGSSHS, from the coding sequence ATGACGGAAGGTAACCACGTAGACCCCTTATTGTCGGCGCTTCGCGATGACAATGAAGCCCTTCGAAATCATGCCGCTTCTAGACTCGGAGAAGCCGGGTCAGAAGCCATTCCCAAGCTGATTAATATGTTCCTGGAAGACGATTGTGTGGTGCGTGAGGCAGCCACGAGCGCGTTGGTTCAAATTGGGGAACCGGCCGTTGATCCCCTGATCGAGGCGTTAAACGATGATGAAGAATGGTCTGTTCGGGAACAGGCAGCCACCGCTCTCGGGAAACTCCGTGCAATTAAATCCGTGGAACCTTTGATACAAGCCCTCCGCCTTGACAAGGATGGAGGCGTGCGCACCGCCGCCATCTGGGCATTAGAACGCATTGGTCATCCTGATGCCGTTCCCGCCTTGGTGGATGCCTTGATGGACGCGACTCTCCGTGAGGACGCCGCAAGAGTGTTAAAAAAATTGGGAGATTCCCGCGCGACTGATGCTCTGGTGGAGGGCTTACAGGCCTCAAACTGGATTGTGCGCCGGCACGCGGCAGAGGCGTTAGGGAAAATTGGCGATCCTCGCAGCTTAGATCCTTTAATTCATGCTCTGGCCGATGAGGATTGGTTGGTTCGTCGGAATGCCGCAGAATCACTGGCTCGCTTCAAGGATAGTCGGGCCATCGATCCCTTGGTCCCCTTGCTCGAAGATGAAAATGAAATGGTTCGGGACACAGCCGAAGGTGCCCTGGCAAGCTTGGGATGGACACCCGGTTCTTCCCATTCATAG